A single genomic interval of Spinacia oleracea cultivar Varoflay chromosome 6, BTI_SOV_V1, whole genome shotgun sequence harbors:
- the LOC110776303 gene encoding uncharacterized protein has product MKDIDTKRPRRLDLNAPLLSTRRSNLASAASLLKLSRVGSLRGSSNRVPFSWEQSPGKPKDALTSDEDGVEDSNKVVLPLPKPPLIRWQHDNGDCNNNNKDGDDDDGGGSSFSDAIDLLSLVESLNTSERQELESDLNGDNGSMSSPNFMIQRFLPAATALAASSLSALAAANKDKNHYHPNSSSGGSNKNYSNSNHFREASCVPRVVTGEAYSSSKGCGFQIFFPWRTKHRLCGVKSPVRRVHTTLKPQVSPRDNK; this is encoded by the coding sequence ATGAAAGATATTGATACGAAACGCCCAAGGAGGTTAGATCTCAATGCTCCACTCTTGTCAACAAGACGATCTAACCTTGCTTCCGCAGCTAGCTTATTAAAACTATCACGCGTAGGTTCATTACGTGGGTCGTCTAACAGGGTGCCCTTCTCATGGGAGCAGAGTCCCGGCAAGCCTAAAGACGCGTTAACAAGTGATGAAGATGGTGTTGAAGATAGTAATAAGGTGGTCTTGCCTCTTCCTAAACCACCGCTTATCCGTTGGCAACACGACAATGGAGAttgtaacaacaacaacaaagacggcgatgatgatgatggtggtggtAGTAGTTTTTCGGATGCCATAGACTTGTTGTCCCTAGTAGAGTCATTAAATACTAGTGAAAGACAAGAATTGGAGAGTGATTTGAATGGAGATAATGGATCAATGTCGTCACCAAATTTCATGATACAAAGATTTCTTCCAGCAGCAACAGCATTGGCTGCATCATCATTGTCTGCTTTAGCAGCAGCAAACAAAGATAAGAATCATTATCATCCAAATAGTAGTAGTGGTGGTAGTAATAAGAATTACTCAAACAGCAATCATTTTAGGGAAGCATCATGTGTTCCAAGAGTAGTAACAGGAGAAGCATACTCTTCATCTAAAGGTTGTGGCTTCCAAATTTTTTTTCCATGGCGCACTAAACACCGGTTGTGTGGAGTTAAGAGTCCGGTACGGCGAGTTCATACCACTTTGAAACCCCAAGTTAGCCCAAGAGATAACAAGTAG
- the LOC110776298 gene encoding importin subunit beta-1 has translation MSLDITTYLLAAQSPDAKIRTEAEGNLRQFQEQNPSGFLLALSVELSDDGKPMESRRLAGIVLKNSLDAKDASRKDHLVQQWVAIDASVKSQIKEALLRTLRSVTQEAWHTSSQVIAKIASIEIPRKEWPDLIGSLLNNMTQPDGPATLKQATLETLGYVCEETSHEQLEQSEVNAILTAVVQGMNCAQHSAEIRLAATRALYNALAFAETNFKNEMERNYIMKVVCETATSQEVEIRQAAYECLVAIASMYYIVLEPYMQTLFELTSKAVNPGDEEVVALQAIEFWSSICDEEIDIQESEPPHSHFIEKALQFLVPMLLETLLTQEEDQDQDDGTWNLSMAGGTCLGLVARTVGDAVVPLVMPFVEANISSPQWRCREAATFAFGSILEGPNIETLLPLVHAGLEFLLKAMNDQNDHVKDTTAWTLSRIFELLHCPASGFSVINAANLQPILGVLLEGIKDTPHVAEKICGAIYYLAQGFEEDGASSSTLTPYLPQIIASLMAAADRTDSNDSKLRSAAYETLNEVVRCANVPETAQIIEQLLHVVMTKLLQSFDLPVDKEKQGDLQALLCAVLQVIIQKLNVDETKQIILQFADQIMTLFLRIFSCRSSTVHEEAMLAIGALAYATGQEFGKYMSEFYKYLEMGLQNFEEYQVCSITVGVVGDISRAMDDKILPYCDGIMSLLLKDLSSGDLHRSVKPPIFSCFGDIALAIGAHFEKYLGYAIPMLQSASEVCAQMDTNDDEIMEYGNLLRRSIFEAYSGILQGLKDAKPELLVPHAKHLLQFLEFVFRDKQRDDSVTKAAIAVLGDLADALGQNAKIFLKDCSFCVEFIHECLESGDEQLKDTALWTQGMIGQVMVS, from the exons ATGTCGTTGGATATCACTACATATTTGCTGGCAGCACAGTCTCCTGATGCTAAAATCCGCACAGAAGCTGAGGGTAACCTCAGACAGTTCCAGGAACAGAACCCCTCCGGCTTCCTGCTTGCATTGTCGGTTGAGCTCTCAGATGATGGAAAGCCAATGGAGTCTCGTAGGTTAGCTGGTATAGTGCTAAAAAACTCATTAGATGCTAAAGATGCTTCACGAAAGGATCATCTTGTGCAACAGTGGGTGGCTATTGATGCTTCTGTGAAGTCTCAGATCAAGGAGGCACTTCTGAGGACATTAAGATCTGTGACGCAGGAAGCATGGCACACTTCATCACAAGTAATTGCCAAAATTGCTTCCATTGAAATTCCAAGGAAGGAGTGGCCTGATCTAATTGGGTCTTTACTTAATAACATGACCCAACCAGATGGCCCAGCTACATTGAAGCAAGCAACCTTGGAGACCCTTGGGTATGTCTGCGAAGAGACCTCCCATGAACAGTTGGAGCAAAGTGAAGTGAATGCCATTCTTACAGCTGTTGTTCAGGGAATGAACTGTGCTCAACATAGTGCAGAAATTCGCCTTGCGGCAACAAGGGCCTTATATAATGCTCTTGCTTTCGCAGAAACTAACTTTAAGAATGAGATGGAACGGAATTACATTATGAAGGTGGTTTGTGAAACTGCAACATCTCAGGAGGTGGAGATTAGGCAGGCTGCTTATGAATGTCTTGTGGCAATCGCTTCAATGTACTACATAGTGCTTGAGCCATACATGCAGACTCTCTTTGAGCTTACATCAAAAGCAGTAAATCCTGGAGATGAAGAGGTTGTTGCTCTTCAAGCAATTGAATTTTGGAGCTCCATATGTGATGAAGAGATTGATATTCAAGAATCTGAACCCCCTCATTCTCACTTCATTGAAAAAGCTCTACAGTTTTTGGTACCAATGTTGTTGGAAACTTTATTGACGCAAGAAGAGGATCAGGACCAAGATGACGGCACTTGGAATCTGTCAATGGCTGGTGGGACATGTTTGGGTCTTGTGGCGAGGACAGTTGGCGATGCTGTGGTGCCGCTTGTGATGCCTTTTGTGGAGGCTAACATATCTAGTCCACAATGGCGTTGCCGTGAAGCAGCCACATTTGCTTTCGGCTCAATCCTTGAAGGCCCTAACATTGAGACGCTCTTGCCTCTAGTCCATGCGGGCTTGGAATTCCTGCTTAAGGCGATGAATGACCAAAACGATCATGTAAAGGATACAACTGCTTGGACTTTGAGCCGTATATTTGAGCTGTTACATTGTCCAGCTTCTGGATTCTCAGTCATTAATGCTGCCAACCTCCAACCTATTCTGGGTGTTCTACTGGAAGGTATCAAGGATACCCCACATGTGGCCGAGAAGATATGCGGGGCCATCTATTATCTTGCACAGGGTTTTGAAGAGGATGGAGCAAGCTCTTCTACCCTCACACCATATCTCCCACAGATTATAGCTTCTCTCATGGCAGCTGCTGATAGAACAGACAGCAATGATTCTAAACTCCGTTCTGCTGCATATGAAACATTAAATGAAGTGGTTAGGTGTGCCAATGTGCCAGAAACAGCTCAAATTATTGAACAgctgcttcatgttgtaatgacTAAATTATTGCAGTCTTTTGATCTTCCAGTTGATAAAGAAAAACAAGGAGATCTGCAAGCCCTACTCTGTGCTGTCCTGCAGGTCATTATCCAAAAACTCAATGTTGATGAGACGAAGCAGATCATACTTCAATTTGCTGATCAGATCATGACCTTGTTCCTCCGAATCTTTTCTTGCCGCAGTTCTACAGTGCATGAAGAGGCTATGCTTGCAATTGGTGCATTGGCTTATGCAACTGGACAAGAGTTTGGAAAGTACATGTCAGAGTTCTACAAGTATTTGGAGATGGGTTTGCAGAATTTTGAAGAGTACCAGGTCTGTAGCATTACAGTTGGTGTAGTTGGTGATATTTCCCGGGCTATGGATGATAAGATTTTAccttattgtgatggaattatGTCCCTCCTTCTTAAGGATCTCTCCAGTGGTGACCTACATCGTTCTGTCAAACCACCAATTTTCTCGTGCTTTGGTGATATTGCTCTTGCAATAGGAGCACACTTTGAAAAGTATCTTGGCTATGCTATTCCCATGCTACAGAGTGCATCTGAGGTGTGTGCTCAGATGGACACGAATGATGATGAGATTATGGAATATGGGAACCTCCTCAGGCGTAGCATCTTTGAGGCTTATTCTGGGATACTGCAGGGTTTAAAGGATGCTAAACCGGAGCTCCTTGTTCCACATGCAAAACATCTTCTGCAATTCCTAGAATTCGTTTTTAGAGACAAACAGAG AGATGACAGCGTTACAAAAGCTGCAATAGCAGTCTTGGGTGATCTTGCGGATGCACTTGGTCAAAATGCAAAGATATTTTTGAAAGACTGCTCATTTTGCGTGGAATTCATCCATGAGTGTCTCGAATCTGGTGATGAGCAGCTAAAGGATACTGCATTATGGACTCAGGGGATGATTGGGCAGGTTATGGTTTCATGA
- the LOC110776304 gene encoding ethylene-overproduction protein 1 translates to MQNNILSTMRSLKLIDGCKSTQVYAINPSSATNGGGNSGGGGIGIGATTGEKLLHQLQDHLRVNSVRSKTRTSSNLDAKILQANLLQEALLPYGLPSTDLVEPQVEPCLKFVNFVETLADVYRRIEGCPQFEKSQVYLEQCAVFRGLADSKLFRRSLRSARQHAVDVHTKIVLAAWLRFERREDELNGSSPLDCCGRITECPKASLISGYNPESAFDECLCRCRRDDDYNGGGGGAGSVAGDEGLDGSTRIEDEECSTSEEDFDMAFVVGEDEVRCIRYNVASLSRPLKTLLYGNFVESRREKINLTQNGISVQVVRALELYSRKKKVDFLDPQLVLELLSLANMFCCDDLKSACDVYLSSLVIDKESALMLMDYGLEEASSLLVAACLQVFLRDLPGSLHDQKVMKYFCTSDASKKLALTGHSSFQLYYFLSQTAIEEDMKSNIMVMLLERLVESATESWQNQLAFHLMGCVFYERKEYKDAQSWFEAAAEAGHVYSLAGIARTKYKRGHKYTAYKLMNSLISDYKPSGWMYQERSLYCVGKEKLADLDKATDLDPTLSFPYKYRAIALLEENKLGAAISEINKVIGFRVSPDCLELRAWFSIAFEDYEGALRDLRALLTLDPYYMMFHGKMPGEQLVELLRTHVQQWSQADCWMQLYDRWSSVDDIGSLAVVHHMLANDPGKSLLRFRQSLLLLRLNCQKAAMRSLRLARNCSTSDHERLVYEGWILYDTGHREEALAKAEESISIQRSFEAFFLKAYALADSNLDEESSSYVIHLLEEALRCPSDGLRKGQALNNLGSVYVDCEKLDLAADCYMNALNIKHTRAHQGLARVYHVKNQRKAAYDEMTKLIEKARNNASAYEKRSEYCDREMAKRDLTMATQLDPLRTYPYRYRAAVLMDDHKEEEAIAELSKAIFFKPDLQLLHLRAAFHDSMGNFAATLRDCEAALSLDPTHVDTLKLYSEARERVDDQQLSRCESFNRKDAPDFHGNLNYAARAFQ, encoded by the exons ATGCAGAACAATATTTTGTCAACGATGCGTAGTTTGAAGCTCATAGATGGTTGCAAAAGCACGCAAGTCTACGCAATAAATCCATCCTCCGCCACCAACGGAGGTGGTAACAGCGGCGGAGGTGGTATTGGTATTGGTGCTACAACCGGGGAGAAGCTCCTCCACCAGCTCCAGGACCACCTCCGAGTCAACTCGGTCCGATCCAAGACTCGGACGTCGTCGAATTTGGATGCGAAGATCTTACAGGCGAATCTTCTACAGGAAGCTCTGTTGCCTTACGGTCTCCCGTCGACAGATCTAGTAGAACCCCAGGTAGAACCTTGTCTTAAATTCGTTAATTTCGTTGAAACCCTAGCTGATGTGTATAGGAGAATTGAGGGTTGCCCGCAATTTGAGAAATCTCAAGTTTATCTTGAACAATGTGCCGTTTTTCGCGGTCTCGCCGATTCAAAGCTGTTTCGGCGTAGTCTTAGATCAGCTAGGCAGCATGCGGTTGATGTGCATACGAAGATTGTGTTGGCAGCTTGGTTGAGGTTTGAGAGGAGGGAGGATGAGTTAAACGGGTCGTCGCCTTTGGATTGTTGTGGGAGGATCACTGAATGTCCTAAGGCTAGTTTGATTTCGGGGTATAACCCGGAATCTGCTTTTGATGAGTGTCTTTGTCGTTGTAGGAGAGATGATGATtataatggtggtggtggtggtgctgggTCTGTGGCGGGAGATGAAGGTTTGGATGGGTCTACTCGGATTGAGGATGAGGAATGTTCGACTTCTGAGGAGGATTTCGATATGGCTTTCGTTGTTGGAGAGGACGAAGTACGGTGCATTCGTTATAATGTCGCTTCACTTTCTAGACCGCTGAAAACATTGTTGTATGGGAACTTTGTAGAATCAAGGAGGGAGAAGATAAATTTAACCCAGAATGGGATATCTGTCCAGGTTGTTAGAGCCTTGGAGTTGTATAGTAGGAAGAAGAAAGTGGATTTCTTGGATCCACAACTTGTATTAGAGCTACTTTCTTTGGCAAACATGTTTTGTTGCGATGATTTAAAATCCGCTTGTGATGTTTATTTATCATCATTAGTTATTGATAAAGAGAGTGCTTTGATGCTAATGGATTATGGGTTGGAGGAGGCATCATCTCTTTTAGTGGCTGCGTGTTTGCAAGTGTTCTTGAGAGACCTCCCTGGTTCGTTACACGACCAGAAAGTGATGAAATACTTCTGCACTTCAGATGCTAGTAAAAAGTTAGCATTGACTGGGCATTCTTCTTTTCAGTTATACTATTTCCTTAGCCAAACTGCTATAGAAGAGGACATGAAATCTAATATAATGGTAATGTTGTTGGAGCGTCTGGTGGAGTCTGCAACTGAGTCATGGCAGAATCAACTCGCATTTCATCTTATGGGCTGTGTATTTTATGAGAGGAAAGAATATAAGGATGCCCAGAGTTGGTTTGAGGCAGCTGCCGAGGCAGGTCATGTTTATTCATTAGCAGGTATTGCCAGGACAAAGTATAAGCGCGGACACAAGTACACAGCATACAAGCTGATGAATTCATTAATATCTGATTACAAGCCCTCTGGATGGATGTATCAGGAACGATCCCTTTATTGTGTAGGGAAGGAGAAATTGGCAGATCTTGATAAGGCCACAGATTTGGATCCAACTTTATCATTTCCTTACAAGTATAGAGCGATTGCACTTCTAGAGGAAAATAAATTAGGAGCAGCCATCTCTGAAATAAACAAAGTTATCGGTTTCAGGGTCTCTCCAGACTGCCTTGAATTGCGTGCTTGGTTTTCTATTGCTTTTGAAGATTATGAAGGGGCTCTTAGAGACCTGCGTGCACTTTTGACTTTGGACCCTTACTACATGATGTTCCATGGAAAAATGCCTGGAGAGCAGTTGGTGGAGCTCCTTCGCACTCATGTCCAGCAGTGGAGTCAGGCTGATTGCTGGATGCAATTATACGATCGATGGTCATCCGTTGATGATATTGGATCTCTAGCTGTTGTGCACCATATGCTAGCAAATGACCCGGGAAAAAGTCTCCTTCGATTTCGGCAatctctccttctccttcg ATTGAACTGCCAGAAGGCTGCAATGCGTAGTCTACGATTAGCTCGAAACTGTTCCACTTCTGACCATGAAAGGCTTGTTTATGAAGGGTGGATCTTATATGATACCGGCCATCGTGAAGAAGCTTTAGCAAAGGCTGAAGAGTCCATATCCATCCAGAGATCATTTGAAGCATTTTTCTTGAAAGCATATGCTTTGGCAGATTCAAATCTTGATGAGGAGTCTTCATCTTATGTAATCCATCTTCTGGAGGAAGCTCTTAGATGCCCTTCAGATGGTTTACGTAAAGGACAA GCATTGAATAATTTAGGTAGTGTCTATGTAGACTGTGAAAAGCTGGATCTTGCTGCTGACTGCTACATGAATGCTCTTAACATTAAGCACACGAGAGCACATCAAGGTCTTGCGAGGGTCTATCATGTCAAAAATCAGCGAAAAGCTGCATATGATGAGATGACTAAGTTGATAGAAAAAGCAAGGAACAACGCATCAGCTTACGAGAAACGTTCTGAGTATTGTGACCGTGAAATGGCAAAGAGAGATCTTACCATGGCAACACAACTTGATCCCCTGAGGACGTACCCATATAGATACAGGGCAGCTG TACTAATGGATGACCACAAAGAAGAGGAGGCAATAGCAGAACTCTCAAaagccattttcttcaaaccaGACCTGCAGCTTCTCCATCTTCGAGCTGCATTTCACGACTCAATGGGAAACTTTGCTGCCACACTTCGAGATTGTGAAGCAGCACTTTCACTTGATCCGACCCATGTAGATACACTTAAGCTTTATAGTGAGGCTCGAGAACGAGTTGATGATCAACAACTCAGCAGATGCGAGTCCTTTAACAGAAAAGATGCACCTGATTTTCATGGCAATCTCAACTATGCTGCAAGAGCTTTTCagtaa